A section of the Enterococcus montenegrensis genome encodes:
- a CDS encoding helix-turn-helix transcriptional regulator: MELSQRQLAITEIVKKNQPISGEKIAEILGLSRATLRNDFSILTMTGVLQARPKVGYVYAGPINQSETLEELLAVPVREIMIPPLNISQESTIYDGITTLFMYDVGSLYVVNDAHELVGLLSRKDLLRASLNKMIDKTPVTVVMTRLPQISTCFEDDLLLTAAEKLRTLHVDSLPVLKKSNPKVAVGKITKTRIHDYLIENIKE, translated from the coding sequence GTGGAATTATCTCAGCGACAATTAGCAATCACTGAAATCGTAAAGAAAAACCAACCAATCAGCGGAGAAAAAATTGCTGAAATTCTTGGTCTATCTCGTGCCACCTTACGAAATGATTTTTCCATTTTGACTATGACAGGTGTTTTGCAAGCACGTCCAAAAGTTGGCTATGTTTATGCTGGACCAATAAACCAGAGTGAAACCTTGGAGGAATTACTCGCGGTACCTGTGAGAGAAATTATGATTCCCCCTTTAAATATTTCACAAGAAAGTACGATTTACGATGGAATTACCACCCTTTTCATGTACGATGTCGGTTCCTTATATGTAGTAAACGATGCCCACGAATTAGTCGGTTTATTGTCCCGCAAAGATTTATTACGGGCCTCATTAAATAAGATGATTGATAAGACACCCGTAACAGTGGTCATGACGCGACTCCCGCAAATTAGTACTTGTTTTGAAGATGATCTGCTTTTAACTGCTGCAGAAAAATTGCGCACACTGCACGTTGACTCGCTACCGGTACTAAAAAAAAGCAATCCCAAAGTTGCTGTAGGTAAAATTACCAAAACCCGTATTCACGATTATCTAATTGAAAATATAAAGGAGTAA
- a CDS encoding pyruvate, water dikinase regulatory protein: MEKLSIVVISDVSGDAAQVLANAAAGQFRGKDIDLKRYPLVRDKQTLKEILAEAKENKSAVLTTFIQDELANEVKSFCQENNLQHQELLNSILHMFETLTDTAPISDPSTVSQLNDQYYYRMNAINFASRYDDGKDPKGFLKADLIILGPSRTSKTPLSMYLANQSIKVANLPLIPEVSLPQELEQVPKEKIVGLMADPQYIKKFRHSRLYALGLTNGSSYTDETRIQNEMRYAKELYQRYGIQSFDVTNRSIEETAGLILETHPHLASLGSKL, from the coding sequence ATGGAAAAGTTATCGATTGTAGTTATTTCAGATGTCTCAGGTGATGCTGCCCAAGTTTTAGCCAATGCTGCCGCCGGACAGTTTCGCGGAAAAGATATTGATTTGAAACGTTATCCTTTAGTTCGTGATAAACAAACGCTAAAGGAAATTTTAGCAGAAGCAAAAGAAAATAAGAGTGCAGTCCTGACTACTTTTATTCAAGATGAGTTAGCTAATGAAGTCAAAAGCTTTTGTCAGGAAAATAATCTACAACATCAAGAGCTTTTAAACTCCATTTTGCACATGTTCGAAACCTTGACAGATACAGCACCAATCAGCGACCCTTCGACGGTTAGTCAATTAAACGATCAATATTATTATCGAATGAATGCCATTAACTTTGCTTCTCGTTATGATGATGGTAAAGATCCCAAAGGCTTTTTAAAAGCAGACTTAATTATTCTAGGGCCTTCTCGAACGTCAAAAACACCACTTTCCATGTATTTGGCCAACCAGTCGATTAAAGTTGCCAATTTGCCCCTAATTCCAGAAGTGAGTTTACCGCAAGAATTAGAACAAGTCCCTAAAGAAAAGATTGTTGGCTTAATGGCCGATCCCCAATATATAAAAAAATTCCGTCACTCTCGACTTTATGCCTTGGGTCTTACCAATGGTAGCAGTTATACCGACGAAACCCGTATTCAAAACGAGATGCGCTATGCAAAAGAACTGTACCAAAGATATGGTATCCAATCATTTGATGTCACAAATCGCTCAATCGAAGAAACGGCTGGTTTAATTTTGGAGACTCACCCACATTTAGCCAGTCTTGGGAGCAAACTTTAA